Within Ptiloglossa arizonensis isolate GNS036 chromosome 8, iyPtiAriz1_principal, whole genome shotgun sequence, the genomic segment tcgcgaaatcatGTTCGCGTACTTTAACTTGctcgaagaagagaaaaatactTGAGCCGATGTAATTAGAATCTAGAGAAGGTAATTATTTattgtgtaataataataataagaataagaataagaataatttctattctacTTTCGACGTAATACGATAAAGATTTCAGTGGAGGCTGGTCCACGCATAAATGACTGCCCTTAAAAGAGTCGTCGACTCGCCGCGAGATATTCTCGTCTCTTAAAAACATGCACGTTTGGCTTTTGCTGCGCAATTGGGGTTGGAGTGAAACGTTCTCTCTGCATTAGTAACGTCAAAGATCTCACGAgtcaatctctctctctttctctctctctttctctctctctttctctctctctttctctctcttctctatctctctctctttctctttctctctctctctctagctctattttcaaaattctgtttATATTCCGTATTTATCTCCGTTTGTCtcttttaaacttttttttaattttttacttcaCTTTATATCGGACCACCCCAACACCACGTTGACTCGTGAAGAGACGAATCAATCAGCCATAGGCTAGCCAATTCTGATTTCAAGTTTCTCTCTATCACTCTGTCTGAATCTCTCTGTATCTGACTCGTTGTATATTTGCTTACTGCAGGCGACGGCTGTTTCTACATCGGCATGGGAGGTAAAAGCGCGAAACCCAAGATTCCCTCCTATGAGCCCTACCAGTGCTGTCCTGCCAAGGTCGCCCGCGGCACCAAGGTCGCCAAGGCCACCAAAGTCAGTCCAACGACCAAGGACAAGGGCAAAGCACACGGTGCTGAGAGGTCGGACAAGCTGGGACTGTCGGCCCTGAAGCCGATAAACAAGCTCACAGCGAAGGATAGCAGAAAGACCGCGACGGTATCATCGGGAGTTAGCAAAACCGGCGGCGACCAGAAGGCTAAGAAGGGATTCTTCGGAACCGGTAAATATCTCAATTGGCTGTGGTAATTGCGGGGTTAAATCACTGCCCACGCGCCACCACGGACTACGAATCGTTCGGCCCAACCCAACGGAGGATCGAAGGGGAGAGGTGTCCGTTTCAGCGATTATCGGAAGAGAATAAACGATAGTAAACTGTCGAGGGACAATATTCGACGACCGTTGTGAGCTCAACAATGAAAGTATATGAAAGTATATCGTGAGCACGTATGTTGTAAAAATATTGAGAGAGCA encodes:
- the LOC143150635 gene encoding uncharacterized protein LOC143150635 — its product is MGGKSAKPKIPSYEPYQCCPAKVARGTKVAKATKVSPTTKDKGKAHGAERSDKLGLSALKPINKLTAKDSRKTATVSSGVSKTGGDQKAKKGFFGTVVAGLPYIMKV